One window of the Chitinophaga niabensis genome contains the following:
- the dnaE gene encoding DNA polymerase III subunit alpha — protein MKFSHLHVHTQFSLLDGAADIKSLYKKSMADNMPALAITDHGNMFGAFQFVAEAYNNKLNPEDPKDKRLKVKPIVGCEFYVVENRHKRQFTREEKDARYHQVMLAKNDEGYRNLIKLCSMGFTEGLYGKYPRIDKELILQYHKGLIATTCCLGASVPRTILRYGEEAGEKEFKWWLDIFGEDFYVELQRHGIPEQITVNEVLVRFAHKYNVKIIASNDSHYVDKKDANAHDILLCINTGEKKSTPTMKDFSDDDVMTKNKRFAFYNDEFFFKTTDEMTKLFSDLPQAIDNTNEIVDKIELLDLKRDILLPNFPIPANFFTQDQYLRHITMEGAHKRYAEMTAEIEERINFELDVIEKMGFAGYFLIVSDFIKAGRDLGVFIGPGRGSAAGSAVAYCIGITNIDPIKYDLLFERFLNPERKSMPDIDTDFDDEGRQKVIDYVVEKYGKQQVAQIITYGTMAAKMSIKDVARVMDLPLMESNILAKMVPDKPGIQLSRIFNAPLEGEKSLQEKEGLAGEDIENVKKLRELIKGNDLQAEVLREACVLEGSVRNTGIHAAGIIIAPQDLSELIPVAVAKDSDLLVTQFEGNIIESAGVIKMDFLGLKTLTIIKNALQLIKKNHGIDIVIDDIPLDDALTYELYQKAETNGTFQFESPGMQKYLRELKPDKFADLIAMNALYRPGPLEYIPTFIRRKHGLEPVVYDVPIMEEYLAETYGINVYQEQVMLLSQKMANFSKGDADVLRKAMGKKQKAVLDKMKAQFMAGCKENGHDLKMCDKVWTDWEAFASYAFNKSHSTCYAFVAYQTAYLKAHYPAEYMAAVLNNASNLEKITFFMEECKRMGLDVLPPDVNESYKGFAVNKRGQVRFGLAGLKGVGEAAIESIIEEREKDGPYATIFDMVKRVNQRAVNKKSMEALAMSGAFDCFPELHRAQYFYKADGDNTTGLDKIVKFGQQVQAGSQNSGGLFGDDMMLDIQPPKIPNCDQWPLTIKLNNERDVTGIYISGHPLDDYKFEMKYYNMNTIQEVLDYQNLISVASDNNKGRERSFRMAVFVTSAVERISRNNKQFGIMTLEDMTGKFEFALWSEDFLKFTTHFKAGLCLYVNGAFKSKRFNENEYEFKIQGMHLLQEVKRAHTKKLGLVTMPQHITPEIIDFLVDNAAKNPGKCEIYMQLIDRQEDLTVKLHTFNRHIEMNDELAQFLMKQPDIDIYIDTINK, from the coding sequence ATGAAATTTTCTCACCTGCACGTGCATACGCAGTTCTCACTGCTGGACGGAGCTGCCGATATTAAGTCGCTCTACAAGAAATCAATGGCGGATAACATGCCCGCTCTTGCCATCACTGACCATGGTAACATGTTCGGTGCATTTCAATTTGTTGCAGAAGCATACAATAACAAGTTAAATCCGGAAGATCCAAAGGATAAACGCCTGAAAGTGAAGCCTATTGTGGGCTGCGAATTTTATGTGGTGGAGAACCGCCACAAGCGCCAGTTTACAAGGGAAGAAAAAGATGCACGTTACCACCAGGTGATGCTTGCAAAAAATGATGAAGGTTACCGCAACCTCATCAAACTCTGTTCCATGGGATTCACGGAAGGGCTGTATGGTAAATATCCCCGTATCGATAAAGAACTGATCCTTCAATATCATAAGGGGCTGATCGCTACCACCTGCTGCCTCGGTGCTTCCGTTCCAAGAACTATCCTGCGTTATGGAGAAGAAGCCGGGGAAAAAGAATTCAAATGGTGGCTGGATATATTCGGAGAAGACTTCTACGTAGAGCTGCAACGCCACGGCATTCCTGAACAGATCACCGTGAATGAAGTACTGGTAAGATTTGCACATAAATACAACGTGAAGATCATTGCCTCCAATGACTCTCACTACGTTGATAAAAAAGACGCCAACGCACACGACATCCTGCTTTGTATCAACACCGGCGAAAAGAAAAGTACGCCTACTATGAAGGACTTTTCTGACGATGATGTGATGACAAAGAATAAACGTTTCGCATTTTATAACGATGAGTTCTTTTTCAAGACCACGGATGAAATGACAAAACTGTTCTCTGATCTTCCGCAGGCGATAGACAATACAAATGAGATCGTTGATAAGATAGAACTGCTGGACCTCAAGCGGGACATTCTGCTGCCCAACTTCCCTATCCCTGCCAACTTTTTCACACAGGACCAATACCTCCGCCATATTACCATGGAAGGTGCGCATAAGCGTTATGCAGAAATGACGGCGGAAATTGAAGAGCGTATCAACTTTGAGCTGGATGTTATTGAGAAGATGGGATTTGCCGGCTACTTCCTCATTGTATCCGACTTTATCAAAGCCGGTCGTGATCTGGGTGTATTCATCGGCCCGGGCCGTGGTTCTGCGGCAGGATCTGCCGTAGCTTATTGCATTGGTATCACCAATATTGACCCTATTAAATACGACCTGCTGTTTGAGCGTTTCCTTAACCCGGAACGTAAGAGCATGCCGGATATTGATACGGACTTCGATGATGAAGGCCGTCAGAAAGTAATTGATTACGTTGTTGAGAAATACGGCAAGCAACAGGTAGCGCAGATCATCACCTACGGTACCATGGCGGCTAAAATGAGTATCAAAGACGTAGCCCGTGTAATGGACCTGCCACTCATGGAATCCAACATCCTGGCCAAAATGGTACCGGATAAACCCGGTATTCAGCTCTCCCGCATTTTCAACGCGCCGCTGGAAGGTGAAAAAAGCCTCCAGGAAAAAGAAGGGTTGGCCGGTGAGGATATTGAAAATGTGAAGAAACTCCGGGAACTGATCAAAGGAAACGATCTGCAGGCAGAGGTGCTCCGGGAAGCCTGCGTACTGGAAGGTTCCGTACGGAACACCGGTATCCACGCGGCGGGTATCATCATTGCGCCGCAGGACCTCTCTGAACTGATCCCCGTTGCGGTAGCGAAAGATTCCGACCTGCTGGTGACCCAGTTTGAAGGAAACATCATTGAAAGCGCCGGCGTGATCAAGATGGACTTTTTGGGTCTGAAGACCCTCACCATTATCAAGAATGCTCTCCAGCTTATTAAAAAGAACCATGGTATAGACATTGTGATAGATGATATTCCGCTGGATGATGCCCTCACCTACGAATTATACCAGAAAGCAGAAACCAACGGTACTTTCCAGTTTGAAAGCCCGGGGATGCAAAAGTACCTCCGCGAGCTGAAGCCGGATAAGTTTGCTGACCTCATTGCCATGAACGCCTTGTACCGCCCCGGCCCGTTGGAATACATCCCCACCTTTATCCGCCGTAAGCACGGATTGGAGCCGGTGGTGTACGATGTGCCCATCATGGAAGAATACCTCGCAGAAACCTACGGGATCAACGTATACCAGGAACAGGTGATGCTGCTCAGCCAGAAGATGGCTAACTTCTCCAAAGGTGATGCGGACGTACTGCGGAAGGCCATGGGTAAGAAACAGAAGGCGGTACTGGATAAAATGAAAGCACAGTTCATGGCAGGCTGTAAAGAGAACGGCCATGATCTGAAAATGTGTGATAAGGTCTGGACGGACTGGGAAGCATTCGCCTCCTACGCGTTCAACAAATCCCACTCCACCTGTTATGCCTTTGTGGCTTACCAGACGGCTTATCTCAAAGCCCACTACCCTGCTGAATACATGGCTGCTGTACTGAACAACGCCAGTAACCTGGAAAAGATCACCTTCTTCATGGAAGAATGTAAACGCATGGGCCTGGATGTATTGCCACCTGATGTGAACGAATCTTACAAAGGTTTTGCCGTGAATAAAAGAGGCCAGGTACGTTTTGGACTGGCTGGCCTGAAAGGTGTGGGTGAAGCAGCTATTGAAAGCATTATTGAAGAACGGGAAAAAGACGGGCCATACGCTACCATTTTCGATATGGTGAAGCGGGTGAACCAACGTGCGGTGAACAAGAAGTCTATGGAAGCCCTGGCCATGTCAGGCGCCTTCGATTGCTTCCCGGAACTGCACCGGGCACAATACTTCTACAAAGCAGATGGTGATAACACCACCGGGCTGGATAAGATCGTGAAGTTCGGGCAGCAGGTACAGGCCGGCAGCCAGAATTCAGGCGGCCTCTTTGGAGATGACATGATGCTGGACATCCAGCCGCCCAAGATCCCCAACTGCGATCAGTGGCCGCTGACCATCAAACTTAATAATGAAAGGGATGTGACGGGGATCTATATCTCCGGGCATCCGCTGGACGATTATAAGTTTGAGATGAAGTATTACAATATGAACACCATCCAGGAGGTGCTGGACTACCAGAACCTCATTTCTGTGGCTTCTGACAACAATAAGGGCCGGGAACGCTCCTTCCGCATGGCTGTTTTTGTGACCAGCGCGGTGGAAAGGATCTCCCGGAACAATAAACAGTTCGGCATCATGACCCTGGAGGATATGACAGGGAAGTTCGAATTTGCCCTCTGGAGTGAGGATTTTCTGAAATTCACCACCCATTTCAAGGCGGGACTCTGTTTATATGTGAATGGCGCCTTCAAATCCAAGCGTTTTAACGAAAACGAGTACGAATTCAAGATCCAGGGCATGCACCTGCTACAGGAGGTAAAAAGGGCTCATACGAAGAAATTAGGGCTGGTTACCATGCCGCAGCACATTACGCCGGAGATTATCGACTTCCTGGTGGACAACGCGGCTAAAAACCCGGGGAAATGTGAGATTTACATGCAGTTGATAGACCGGCAGGAAGATCTGACCGTAAAACTGCATACTTTTAACCGGCATATTGAGATGAATGACGAACTGGCGCAGTTCTTAATGAAACAGCCGGATATCGATATCTATATTGACACAATCAATAAGTAG
- a CDS encoding alpha-1,2-fucosyltransferase, with amino-acid sequence MILVQLKGGLGNQMFQYAAGRSLALKYRVPLLLDPASYEPRQAGMYALNGLNIDAAVAGPADLAAFRPGTIGKVLNRVLPVQFRRVYKEPHYEYDPQFLQARPPVYLRGYWQSWRYFEPVQDTILKDFTFALPFSQQILNKATELQATESIAMHFRRGDYTDATTAAYHGICEPAYYDAAAAYMLTHHPQAKFYIFTNDPAWVKDNLPAGISHEIVSGELSRTQYEDLFLMSHCRHQIIANSSFSWWAAWLNRYKEKQVVAPAKWFAVDNLSAKDLVPASWHRI; translated from the coding sequence TTGATCCTTGTTCAACTGAAAGGCGGCCTGGGCAACCAGATGTTTCAATATGCAGCGGGCCGCTCCCTGGCTTTAAAATACCGCGTGCCCCTGTTGCTGGACCCGGCCAGTTACGAACCCCGGCAGGCAGGTATGTATGCGTTGAACGGGTTGAACATAGATGCTGCCGTAGCCGGGCCTGCGGACCTTGCAGCCTTCCGGCCGGGAACGATCGGCAAGGTACTTAACCGGGTATTGCCGGTGCAATTCCGCAGGGTCTATAAAGAGCCTCATTATGAATACGATCCGCAATTCCTGCAGGCGCGCCCTCCTGTATACCTCAGGGGGTACTGGCAAAGCTGGCGCTATTTTGAACCGGTGCAGGATACTATACTGAAGGATTTCACTTTCGCTCTTCCTTTTTCCCAGCAGATACTGAACAAAGCCACTGAATTACAGGCTACGGAAAGTATTGCCATGCATTTCCGCCGGGGGGATTATACAGATGCCACCACCGCGGCTTATCATGGGATCTGTGAACCAGCCTATTACGATGCTGCTGCGGCATACATGCTTACACATCATCCACAGGCGAAGTTCTATATTTTCACAAACGATCCTGCCTGGGTAAAAGATAATCTCCCGGCAGGCATTTCCCACGAGATCGTGAGCGGGGAGCTGAGCCGTACGCAGTATGAAGACCTCTTCCTGATGAGCCATTGCAGGCATCAGATCATTGCCAACAGTAGTTTCAGCTGGTGGGCAGCCTGGTTGAACAGGTATAAAGAGAAACAGGTTGTGGCGCCGGCCAAATGGTTTGCTGTTGACAACCTGAGTGCAAAAGACCTTGTTCCCGCCAGCTGGCACAGAATATAA
- a CDS encoding class I SAM-dependent methyltransferase, producing the protein MGFDIAAVNFLFFAKKKNVNFTKTLMLGRHSYQLSATDLQKCLVKNGRPAGEAAALLKEDREYVEPFLHSLGAVTVHSMDASHYENATLVHDLNKPIPEELQQQYDLVIDAGTLEHVFNFPQAISNAMQMVKPGGHFLSINIANNFFGHGFYQFSPELFYRVLSPENGYAMEQVYFTTTRPFAPWYEVPDPKVVKSRILLENARQSYLLVLAKKTAHQPLFTTTPQQSDYEFILWQQEGTQEAKSKGAIQSLAAMLPETWKDKIRQWRKAVRDKRLQVITKDYGNGLKDFFRKVNN; encoded by the coding sequence ATGGGCTTTGATATTGCTGCGGTTAATTTCCTGTTCTTTGCCAAAAAGAAGAACGTCAACTTTACGAAAACACTCATGCTGGGGCGTCATAGCTACCAGCTGAGCGCCACCGATCTGCAGAAATGCCTGGTAAAGAATGGCCGGCCGGCCGGAGAAGCTGCGGCTTTACTCAAAGAAGACCGGGAATATGTGGAACCTTTCCTCCATTCCCTGGGTGCTGTAACCGTGCATAGTATGGATGCTTCACATTACGAGAATGCCACCCTCGTGCATGATCTGAATAAACCAATACCGGAAGAACTGCAGCAGCAATATGACCTGGTGATAGATGCCGGTACGCTGGAACATGTATTTAATTTCCCGCAGGCCATCAGCAATGCCATGCAAATGGTAAAACCAGGCGGTCACTTCCTGAGCATCAACATTGCTAATAACTTCTTCGGACATGGGTTTTACCAGTTCAGCCCGGAGCTGTTCTACCGCGTATTATCACCGGAGAATGGATATGCAATGGAACAAGTGTATTTCACCACCACGCGCCCCTTTGCGCCCTGGTATGAAGTGCCTGATCCTAAAGTAGTGAAGAGCAGGATCCTGCTGGAAAATGCAAGGCAATCCTACCTGCTGGTGCTGGCAAAGAAAACGGCGCATCAGCCTTTATTCACCACCACACCGCAGCAGAGTGACTATGAATTCATTCTCTGGCAGCAGGAGGGTACACAGGAGGCTAAAAGCAAAGGTGCCATTCAATCTCTCGCAGCTATGCTGCCCGAAACATGGAAGGATAAAATACGGCAATGGCGGAAGGCTGTCAGGGATAAAAGGTTGCAGGTGATCACCAAAGATTACGGCAACGGGCTAAAAGATTTTTTCAGGAAAGTAAATAACTAA
- a CDS encoding class I SAM-dependent methyltransferase: MDLVQQQYWDDAYNNFSYFVADDIVTQWMDKHAAYLKKGGQLFELGCFPGRYMAHLGKMGLVVNGMDLAPNMDEGFTAWLQKQGVQTGKLERGDVLAYAANSGDRYDVVCSFGFIEHFQNFSEIIALHDKLLKPGGELMITTPNFRGGLQQFLHRNLDKENLDRHYLPSMKPHLWKAQLEQLGYDVQFAGYFGRFDYWYDAQERSSLQKLGNKVVLKLTPLLKQLPDAAFQSPYCGILAQKRQA, encoded by the coding sequence ATGGATCTGGTACAGCAACAATACTGGGATGATGCCTACAATAACTTCAGCTATTTCGTAGCGGACGATATCGTTACGCAATGGATGGATAAACATGCCGCTTACCTGAAAAAAGGAGGACAGTTATTTGAACTGGGATGTTTTCCCGGAAGATATATGGCGCACCTGGGTAAAATGGGCCTTGTTGTGAACGGGATGGACCTTGCACCCAATATGGATGAAGGTTTCACCGCCTGGCTGCAAAAGCAGGGGGTTCAAACCGGCAAACTGGAAAGAGGGGATGTACTGGCCTATGCTGCTAACTCCGGGGACAGGTATGATGTGGTCTGCTCTTTTGGATTCATTGAACACTTTCAGAATTTTTCAGAGATCATAGCACTGCATGATAAGCTGCTGAAACCCGGCGGAGAACTGATGATCACTACACCTAATTTCCGTGGCGGGCTGCAACAGTTCCTGCACCGCAACCTGGATAAAGAGAACCTGGACCGCCATTACCTGCCTTCCATGAAACCGCATCTCTGGAAAGCGCAGCTGGAGCAGCTGGGATATGATGTACAGTTTGCAGGATACTTTGGCCGCTTCGATTACTGGTACGATGCCCAGGAGCGCAGCTCCCTGCAAAAGCTGGGTAATAAAGTGGTACTTAAACTTACTCCGCTGTTAAAGCAATTGCCCGATGCTGCGTTTCAATCTCCCTATTGCGGCATCCTGGCTCAAAAGCGTCAAGCATGA
- the trxA gene encoding thioredoxin, giving the protein MALEFTDANFQSSVLNSDKLTVVDFWAEWCGPCRAIGPVIEELSKDYDGKVNVGKVNVDNNPQISMNYGITSIPAILFIKNGQVVDKQVGAVPRSVLEKKIQANL; this is encoded by the coding sequence ATGGCTTTAGAATTCACAGATGCGAACTTTCAATCCAGTGTATTGAATTCGGATAAATTAACCGTGGTAGACTTTTGGGCAGAATGGTGTGGTCCTTGCCGCGCAATCGGACCAGTGATCGAAGAATTGTCTAAAGACTACGATGGTAAAGTGAACGTAGGTAAAGTGAATGTAGACAACAACCCTCAGATCTCCATGAACTACGGCATTACCAGCATTCCTGCTATCCTGTTCATCAAAAATGGCCAGGTGGTAGACAAGCAGGTGGGCGCTGTTCCAAGATCTGTACTGGAAAAGAAAATTCAGGCAAACCTCTAA
- a CDS encoding polysaccharide biosynthesis C-terminal domain-containing protein — MGIIRNQSIRSSFITYIGFAIGALNAYLFSKYVPPEIYGLTRIFFSTSMIFYAFASFGTATLLNKFYPYYRDYLPIKKRDLFGIVLIVSMTGFLLVTAGTIVFHDLIERKYQKASLFLQYFYLIYPFSFFLLLFTLFENFSYNHYKSVFPIFLKEVLLRALTSILIVILVFQLFTTVQFIWAFAFLYAVLFFVLLLYLKSQDTLHFSFKTSSVTRRLANKMMTFNLWIFGGSIFNAVQQNIDAMLITSTKGLSYTAVLEFNTYVSNVIQVPQRSVVAIAVPVLAKAWKDRDMHAIQRIYKRSSMTMLIFSLLIFMMIWLNLESAYKILHLNPLYWEGRYIILFYGISRIVELGAGVNGQIIGTSNMWRFDFVSNLILIALSVPLTYLFITHLGITGPGISQLITIFLFTLIRYSFLARMYQLQPFTMKTLYVVLLALLGWVVAYYLIVPENHYLRVILRTAWFMAVFLGPIVFFEWSQDVTETWHKGLAMVRKYLRK; from the coding sequence ATGGGAATAATCAGAAATCAAAGTATCCGCTCTTCCTTCATTACCTATATAGGTTTTGCCATTGGTGCTTTGAACGCTTACCTTTTCAGTAAATACGTACCTCCTGAGATATATGGTCTTACCAGGATCTTCTTCAGTACCTCCATGATCTTTTATGCCTTTGCCTCTTTTGGCACGGCTACACTGCTCAATAAATTCTATCCTTATTACCGGGATTATCTGCCCATCAAAAAAAGAGACCTCTTTGGCATTGTGCTGATCGTTAGCATGACGGGTTTTTTGCTGGTAACAGCCGGCACTATTGTATTCCATGATCTTATTGAACGTAAATACCAGAAGGCGTCTTTATTCCTGCAATATTTCTATCTCATTTATCCTTTTTCTTTTTTCCTGTTACTGTTCACACTCTTTGAGAACTTCAGCTATAACCATTATAAGTCTGTTTTCCCGATCTTTCTAAAGGAAGTATTACTGCGTGCTCTCACTTCCATCCTGATCGTTATACTGGTCTTCCAGCTGTTCACCACAGTACAGTTCATCTGGGCTTTTGCTTTTTTATATGCGGTGCTCTTTTTTGTGCTGTTATTGTACCTGAAATCACAGGACACACTTCACTTCTCTTTTAAAACAAGCAGTGTCACCAGGCGGCTGGCCAATAAGATGATGACGTTCAACCTCTGGATCTTTGGCGGCAGCATCTTCAACGCTGTGCAACAGAACATAGACGCGATGCTGATCACGAGTACCAAAGGGCTCTCTTATACTGCCGTACTGGAATTCAATACATATGTGAGCAATGTGATACAGGTGCCGCAGCGGAGTGTAGTGGCCATTGCCGTACCCGTACTCGCCAAAGCCTGGAAAGACAGGGATATGCATGCCATTCAGCGCATCTATAAACGCTCTTCCATGACCATGCTTATCTTTTCGCTCCTGATATTCATGATGATCTGGCTCAACCTTGAATCTGCTTACAAGATCCTCCACTTAAACCCATTGTATTGGGAAGGCCGTTATATCATTCTTTTCTACGGCATCAGCAGGATCGTAGAATTAGGGGCAGGTGTGAACGGGCAGATCATCGGTACTTCCAATATGTGGCGTTTTGATTTTGTGTCCAACCTGATACTGATCGCATTAAGCGTTCCCCTCACTTACCTGTTCATTACACACCTGGGCATCACAGGCCCCGGCATTTCGCAACTGATCACCATATTCCTTTTCACCCTTATACGCTACAGCTTCCTTGCACGCATGTATCAGTTACAGCCCTTCACCATGAAAACGCTGTATGTAGTGCTGCTGGCCCTGCTGGGCTGGGTGGTAGCCTATTACCTGATTGTTCCGGAAAATCATTACCTCCGGGTGATACTGCGTACTGCCTGGTTCATGGCTGTGTTCCTGGGGCCTATTGTCTTCTTTGAATGGTCGCAGGATGTTACAGAAACATGGCACAAAGGTTTGGCTATGGTGCGTAAATACTTAAGAAAATAA
- a CDS encoding glycosyltransferase family 2 protein, whose product MSGSPLISVLLPVYNSAAFVAATLQSILSQTEGNFELLVLNDGSTDESEQVIRSFSDSRIRYFHHPNMGLVGTLNRGIAEAKGTYIARIDADDICLPERFAKQAAWLEAYPQTALVGCFITFINEEGVETGTWPADRQNYTATQVRRQLPYVNCIAHPGVMVRTVVLRQYLYNPVQQHIEDYDLWLRMQAKGEVMEKVPEALLLYRVHSASVTTVNIKRQNLFFKQFHCKRRYLAARLAKGSFNGFDARVVAGMCKDGITGIVKWIKQRM is encoded by the coding sequence ATGTCCGGATCACCACTCATATCAGTTTTATTACCGGTCTATAACAGTGCCGCGTTTGTTGCAGCTACGCTGCAAAGCATCCTTTCGCAAACGGAAGGGAACTTTGAATTGCTGGTGCTCAACGATGGTTCAACGGATGAAAGTGAACAGGTGATCCGGTCTTTTTCGGATAGCCGGATACGTTATTTCCATCATCCCAATATGGGACTGGTGGGTACACTTAACCGCGGGATCGCGGAAGCAAAGGGTACCTATATTGCCCGGATAGATGCGGATGATATCTGCCTGCCGGAACGTTTTGCCAAACAGGCTGCCTGGCTGGAAGCCTATCCGCAAACGGCGCTGGTTGGCTGCTTTATCACTTTTATTAATGAAGAAGGCGTAGAAACGGGTACCTGGCCGGCAGACCGGCAGAATTATACCGCAACACAGGTGCGCCGGCAACTACCTTATGTGAATTGCATAGCGCATCCCGGCGTTATGGTGCGAACAGTGGTGCTGAGACAGTATCTTTATAATCCTGTACAGCAGCATATAGAAGATTATGATCTCTGGCTGCGCATGCAGGCAAAGGGAGAGGTGATGGAGAAAGTACCGGAAGCATTGTTGCTCTACCGCGTGCACAGTGCATCTGTTACCACCGTGAATATCAAACGGCAGAACCTTTTCTTTAAGCAGTTCCATTGCAAAAGACGTTACCTGGCAGCCAGGCTGGCGAAGGGAAGTTTCAATGGTTTTGATGCGAGGGTAGTGGCAGGAATGTGTAAAGATGGTATCACCGGCATCGTTAAATGGATCAAACAAAGGATGTAA
- a CDS encoding C40 family peptidase, translating to MIRRTGKMYLILPICALLLGSCALLKPRQETAKETTAKPAKEKLVFIDGIATPREGKTSEHRTKNRNTSIYSVPTGVNSIEEARPWQFKYAQLLDLPVEDVVNEKLFGFIEDWWGTPYQMGGSSKSGIDCSNFVNTLMAAVFQINLVGNSVQLYSQVKKLHKRGELQLGDLVFFAINRKKRISHVGIYLENDRFVHASSSAGVMISDLRESYWVRYYAGAGRIN from the coding sequence ATGATTAGAAGAACGGGGAAAATGTATCTGATATTGCCAATATGCGCACTCCTGCTGGGAAGTTGCGCACTGCTGAAGCCTCGGCAGGAAACGGCAAAAGAAACAACGGCAAAACCTGCAAAAGAAAAATTAGTGTTTATTGACGGCATTGCTACTCCCCGTGAAGGTAAAACTTCTGAACATCGTACAAAAAACCGCAATACTTCTATTTACTCCGTACCTACCGGTGTAAACAGTATTGAAGAAGCCAGGCCCTGGCAATTTAAATATGCCCAGCTGCTGGACCTGCCGGTAGAAGATGTGGTGAATGAAAAACTATTTGGTTTTATTGAAGACTGGTGGGGCACTCCTTACCAGATGGGAGGAAGTTCCAAAAGCGGTATCGACTGCTCCAATTTTGTAAATACACTCATGGCTGCCGTTTTCCAGATCAACCTGGTGGGCAATTCCGTTCAACTCTATAGCCAGGTCAAAAAACTCCATAAACGTGGCGAGCTCCAGTTAGGCGACCTGGTATTCTTTGCCATCAACCGCAAAAAGCGCATTTCCCATGTAGGCATCTACCTGGAGAACGACCGTTTTGTACATGCCTCTTCCAGCGCGGGTGTTATGATCAGCGACCTGCGGGAATCTTACTGGGTAAGGTACTATGCCGGTGCCGGCAGGATCAATTAA
- a CDS encoding family 6 glucosyltransferase, giving the protein MKIALLFICTGKYSIFWKDFYTSAEQYFVPDADKEYFVFTDDTDLPFKDAENVHVHHQEKLGWPYDTLMRFSIFSRVEKELTAFDYIFFFNANTEFIKPITAAEILPTDAEDGLTVVLHPGYYNKPLKAFPYEKTQKKSTAYMPSNERHQYFQGCLNGGTGKAYLQLIRQLTENTQKDLDNGIIAIWHDESQLNKYVANKHPKVLTPGYAYPEGWELPFEKAILMRDKGRFGGSAFMRQAPPDAPLNTLQLIIRKIKRLFS; this is encoded by the coding sequence ATGAAGATAGCGTTACTGTTCATCTGTACCGGGAAGTACAGTATTTTCTGGAAGGATTTTTATACAAGCGCGGAACAGTATTTTGTGCCGGACGCAGACAAGGAATATTTTGTATTTACAGATGATACAGACCTGCCATTCAAAGATGCTGAGAATGTACATGTACATCACCAGGAAAAGCTGGGCTGGCCCTATGATACATTGATGCGTTTCAGCATCTTTTCCCGTGTTGAAAAAGAACTGACGGCATTTGATTATATCTTTTTCTTCAATGCCAATACGGAATTCATCAAACCTATCACAGCAGCAGAAATATTACCCACCGATGCAGAAGATGGCTTAACCGTGGTATTACATCCGGGTTATTATAATAAGCCGCTGAAAGCATTCCCTTATGAAAAAACACAGAAGAAGTCTACTGCCTATATGCCTTCAAACGAGCGCCACCAGTATTTCCAGGGATGCCTGAATGGCGGAACCGGCAAGGCTTACCTGCAACTGATCAGGCAACTCACGGAGAACACACAGAAAGACCTGGATAATGGCATCATCGCCATCTGGCATGATGAGTCACAGCTCAATAAATATGTGGCGAATAAACACCCTAAAGTACTCACACCCGGCTACGCTTACCCTGAAGGCTGGGAGCTGCCTTTTGAGAAAGCCATCCTCATGCGGGACAAAGGTCGTTTCGGCGGCAGCGCTTTTATGCGCCAGGCCCCACCGGACGCTCCGCTGAATACGCTTCAACTCATTATCCGTAAGATCAAACGTTTATTTTCTTAA